Below is a genomic region from Henckelia pumila isolate YLH828 chromosome 3, ASM3356847v2, whole genome shotgun sequence.
TACAAACCTGAACCCAAGGTTGAACCGTATAAATGGGGAGGTCGTGGTTATTGGAGCGGCACAAAATTTTCAGGTAGCATTCTATTATCTCTCCCCGGACATCATTGCCAAACAACAGATCACATAATTGAGGTCCTTCCACTGATAGGTATGAGTCATTCCACACCACACaactgtgtaaaaaaaaattcagtgcaCTAGTTAAAATATACAATGTAATAAACATGATGACTTACTCCAATTTTTCCCGTGAAAGAAAAGAAGTAATGGCTTTTCTCTCTGAATCAGTCACTAAATCGTGTCCACAAAAATCTGTCCGACCCTTGTATACTTGCAAAGGATCCTCCACCACCTGTCCAACATCTAGTGTCACCTGCTCAACAACACGATCAAGATCTACGAGGTagtcatcctaatgaaacacacaataattcaaataGAAGCAATATAAGTCACATatcaaataaagaaaataaacaaCTATACGTAATATATTACTATTACCTCTGTCGTACTACCAACCAAACTACTAGATTTCTCTCTCAATCGTTTTGAAACTCTTCTCGGCACATTCATCCAACTCTCCTTGTTACTCCTACTCGCGCGCTCCACTTTCTTTCTTATGTTTACAATCTTCTTAGGATCAAATCCACTTGCAGCATCGCTCTCGTCAACCAGCAATTTTGAAACACGATCATCAATATTTCGACCGGAGGCTTCTCCATCATCCTTTGAGGTCATTTTAATAGAATCCACAATCACATCATCAACTATCTTCTTTGGTTCATTCTCAACTTCATTTTCTACTTGCATTTTATCACCTTCCTTCTCATCTAACTTTTCAAATCCATCCTCCATTTCATCAGCAACATCATTCacatttcatgaatttttggaaCTTGTGTCTCAATCTGCACACTATATAAGTCATTGAAATTGCCATCAAAATCCTTACCACCAGAATTTTTTTGACTACTAATTTTTCCAGCACCACTTTTCGAACCGTATTTGCGTTTCAAATTCTCAATCTCAGAATACTGTTCCCTAACAATCTTCTCCAAACGAGTGACATCTGTTTTCAAAATATACTCATTCGTTGTTGACATTACTTGTAACAAATCAATCACAGAATTCATCAACAAACTTTAAGAACATTACAATTAATTGGACAAAGTATAAATACGCATCACTTCACGTACCACAGCGCTGGAAGATATCTCCTCAACAAACACTCTTTCGTTAGGGAATGGAACTATAGGAAAAATCTATTTATAACATAAAATCGCAAAGTTAGAACCTTATAATTATTTTGGATAATATTATATCAAAATGACATATCAAATAGGACCTTCATTCTCGTAATTGTGTTAAACAATTCTTCGGCAGAATCAGAATTGTTAGGAATTTTGCACTTCGCCCAACGAAACACACGGGGAAATTTCCTAATACTTGTCTGAATGGCAAACAAAGGTACACTCTCATACAACCATGCctacattgaaagatttttagATTAAGTATGTACAAGAAGAAATGTTATATATGACCAATGTATTAAGGACAATAAATACTAACCATCAACCCCACTAAACAACCATCTAGATACTTCTTTCGTTCTACTACACCTTGTTCACCACCGATATGGGCAGCCATGTTCTCGCAAAGGAATCGGTACGCAGCATCACCCCACGAGTATTCAAAGAAATGATCCAGATCATCGAGATATGGCATAATAAATCGTGGAGTTGTATAATTTCCAACCGGAAAAATCACACAATTGAATAAATACAAGATAAACATCCTCGCAAAGTCCTcgacatatttttttttcttcttacgTGCTAGTTCAAGAAGTTTCAAACGAATACTTGATCGGATTACCTTGCTTACACTACCCCCAAAATAACGAGTTACAAAGGAAGATTCCATTTTCAAATCAATATTCACTGGTTGTCCAACATATTTTAACCCCATAACAATGGAAAACTCTGACGATTTAAAAGGAACCGATACATTACCATCACCAAACTTGAAGGACAAAGATTGAACGTCAAACCTGCTCaacactgcctcaaccttcaaACAACTAAAGCTAAGCTTTGGCATCTTCAACCATTCTGAGAATGGAGAATCATTTATCCACTGTAGTTGTCTTCTCTCAATTACAGATGAAAGTTCTTCCATTGTACTCCGAAATACTGCAGCAGAGCAGCGGCTTGGTGTCTCATATGCCCTACGGATACTACGTTTCATCTCGGATCCTACTCGTTCTCGTACTATTTCTAAATCAAAAAAAAACCGTGTGTCAAAAGTCATAACGATAAGATTTTGATAAACAATTTTCACGGTAACAAAACAGAAAACATAAACCGAAgggaatatttttaatttgaacTATTTGAGTTGTCTATACCTAATTCTATCCAAACAAAACATTGATAAATCTAGTTTGAACTCTCAAAACTACAAatcaaatttccaaaatttcgCATACACCAATTTTAAAATTGGTTTCCACAGTTTTGAAAGATTTGTAAAAACCTagatgaaattgaataaaaagttggacaaattgaataaaaatattagaaGATAAAAAATATCAGAAGAAACTCACTGCCTTTTTTGCTTTGCTTCTGCTCGTTTTCCATGTGACTGACAGATTTCAAAGCGACGATAGCGATTTGAAATCTGTTGCAAGCCCGTGAGTTTAGCGTGGATGCTAGATGTTGGGAGAAGAGATGAATATTGGTCGAGATTGAGAGATCGTCGCTTTGAAATCTGTTGCAAGCCCGTGAGTTTAGCGTGGATGCTAGATGTTGGGAGAAGAGATGAATATTGGCCGAGATTGGGAGATAAGAGAAGATGATGAAAATTGGTGCAGGCGATTCTGTCAAAATGAgggaagagaagaaaagaagaagggcGTGAGAAGTGAGAGcaaataatttttcaattaaaaacctagataaaataataataataataatttaaaaggaGACAAGGgagtgaaaaaaaatttatttgttgtAGTAGGTACCTAAATCTCCAAATCTATGACATGGGTACTGAACCCAAAATCAAGTTTTTGATTGGGTATTTAACTATAATTAACCGTTTATAAAAATGTAGAAACAATGACTACAATTTAAGATATCAAAGTTTTATagttaatataaatatttctgTTCTaagtaaaatttattaaattaaacattaaaatatGGGTAACGTAATTTATTGATGCCATTGGGCATAAAATGGGTatgttaaaataatatttaataacaaatcaaaatattGACAATTAAATAGGTCgacatttattaaaaaaatttagatgTGACTTCTTCACTCAATACAATCAGTGTATACTGTATAAGGTACGTTCGTAATTCCTTACCCTAACATGTACCTTTTGTAAAACTCCTAGCGTTAAAGTTCAAGTGGTTTGTTGGATCAATTATAAGTTTTGGTGTATTAACAATTTTAAGGCAAAAACTTAATTATCAGTCAAACTAAACTAAGATAATCAAACTGAATGACTAAGTCCACAAAGCTAAACTGATTTATTTAACTGGACTAGTCAACCGCGCGAGCTGAACAAGAGCTCAATTGAAATCTCTAAAGCACAATATACAAACCATTAGTCAGAGTCCAAACAAACATTCCTTGAGAAGATGTCAGTTTACCTGATTTTTTATTCTAGTTGTGGAttgaaaatttgattttggatcatGTTTACTTTTGAGTAGTAGttttctttcgatcaaggccacgtgattggatCGAACAAGTTTATGTTGGATAGTTGAATGTTGTTTaggatttttcaaatttgattttaatattattgatttttggatttatacttgtcttgtgaatgatctggccaaTTGTTTTCTTGCAtattaattgattccaagtcgaaaggttaggaattgattttgatcgctCTAAAAATTAACACAAGGTTAAAtcaactagaaatagtattcgatttcattgtgcAGCTTTGGgtaaaaactgaattttcataattccttaatgcatttgaatttgattagaattaattaaaaataattaatccgtcaatatttgaataggtttaactgttCTAGAAATATACTGTTacacaaattaggagaattcgccGTAAGTTAAGATTTAATCTGGATCCTGAATTTACTACTTgttgcatgatttgttcggtacctacttgtgtccttgatcgaattttCTCATCATTGAATCAAACTTTAAAATTATTGCtgcattttattttaattctttttatttataaattttaagttgttaattgatttcaaaaatcACTTTTATTGCATTGTCTACATTAAGTTAGAATAATTGTATTTTGGTAATTACAAATATCAGTCTCTgagggttcgacacttggacttaaattccacttactattacttgacctataGTATACTTGTTAGCCTAGTAGACACCGAATTactcggtcaagtttttggcgccgttgtcggggattGATTGTAggcttttttttatttctaatgtaaattaaaaaataaatttcaaaaataacgtaaaattaaaaaaatttcacaaatactgTAAAACGCCAAGTCTGACAGCGGATACTCGTGTACACGTAGGTATCGTCCTCCGCCACGGGGCGCGGACGCTGCCTATTAGGCAGCGTCCGCGCCCCGTGGCGGAGGACGCTGCCTAGTTGGCAGCCACGGGCGCGGACGCTGcccaatttaaaattatttcggTCCTTATTTCGGTCCTCATTATTCTGCTGCCCCACCCACCTCTCTTATCTCTTATCAGAAACAATTTGGTTCCTCCATTATTATCTCTACACATTTCTTCCTCCTCTTCTcaattttagtttatttgaCAGTAGATTTCTCCGTCATCGTTTGTCCGATTGCAAATTCGAGAgtagttttggaatccttgcaacgagagttttttttttacaccAATTTTTTGAGTTTTCTTCGCCATCTCGGAAACATCGTCCAATCAATCGTTTTTTTTTTCACCGTTGTTCATCGCCGCCGATTGTTGTTCAAGctaggaataaaatatttaggTTGGTTGgagctctatttcaaaatttgaaggtAAATTCGAGATTATAGTTTTGAAATTTGGGTGTTTTGGTTTAATTGAGTTACTATAATtgaatatgtttaattgttgtttGTAGGTACTTAAAAAAAAGCCATTTAAAGGTATGaattatttttcagaatttttttaagcattatttggaattttaagtttattttaataatatgttttagtatatatttcaaatttcttcttttttataattaaatatattatattaatataataaaaattaaatgtatTAATAATAAAGAATAGTTAAGCTCCCTCCCTCCAAGactcaaataattattttaaatattattgataatacttatttatttaattattcaaaTTTGTAATTAATTTACACTAATTACACCTAAATTACCTCTTAATTACCCTACCCTATTCACGTCCAAACCCTTCCCATCCGCCTCCACCCCCTTCCACCTTCATTTTCACGTTTCCACCAAAAGTCCAGAAGCATAAatcttataatatatataaatatagaattatatatatatatatatatatatatatatatatatatatatatatatattaaaatactaaaatatatatatatatataaactttattattgttattgttactatattagatatatatgcatatatattacCTTATTATTGATAtactatataaatatagaatattatatatatatatatatatatatatatatatatatatatatattaaaagactaaaatatatatataaactttattattgttgttgttattatattagatatatatgcatatatattatCTTATTATTGATAtactatataaatatagaatatatattattacattgaaatatatatatatatatatatattttattgttatcgttatttatattaaatatgtgcatatatagacatatattgttatatgcatagattaaaatttattatattatattttatttttatgttttgttattttgtaattttataatATGTGTTTATTGGTTTGCATTATATAATTGTTAGTATATTTGTCAGGATGACAACAAATCGAGGGCCAATAGATTCCAGTGTGCTATATTTACAAGCAAGACATATGTCGTCAGAAGTTTCCACAAAAACAATTGATGACATAGTCCGAGTTAAACGATCCGATAATTTGATTTGGCAGTTATTTAATGATCATGGTCTGCACAGTCGTGTGATTGTCATTTAAATAACATGGGGTTTTATGGTGTTTTGCTGTGTGGATCTCGGCAATATGATAATCATTTAATTACTGCTTTGGTTGAACGATGGCGACGTGAAACACATACCTTTCATTTTAGATGTGGTGAAGCAACCATCACTTTACAGGATATTTCCATTATTTGGGGTCTGCCTATTGATGGTGAGCCTGTAATTGGTATAGATGTTTCACACAGAGTTGAAGAGTGGCAGcatatatgtttgaatttattggGATTTACGCCACTGACGTCGCATTTCAAAGGTGGTCACTTATCGATGACCGCTTTATATGAGCATTGCATGGCTGCACATATCGATGATAATAGTCCAGAAATAGATGTCGTAAAATATACCCGTTGTGTAGCATTAATGATTATTGGAGGAATCATGGTTCCAGATTATCAAGGAGGATCTGTTAGATTGATTTTTTTGCAACTACTTCGGGATATTGAACGCATCAGATCTTATAGTTGGGGAAGTGCAGTTCTGGCATTTCTATATCGTGAGTTATGCAATGCAACATGGATAGGAAAAGCTATAATATCCGGGCCTCTATTTATCCTACAGGTataaatttttaagttcatctaatatcatattataataatttttaatttaatttattactgATGGCAGATATGGGCATGGAGCAGGATTACATTTGTTAATCCTGATATGAATGGATTATCTCTGATTGTGCGTCAAAATGAATTCGAGGAAAATATTCCATATGCTCCTTATGGTGCACGgtaatatttgaaaaatattagcattgtataaattacaaatttattttgtaataattttaataatatttttttattgtaggtGGTCAAATGTGTTTAGTTACACTCATTCACCAACGCACGCTGTTAGAATTATAAAGGATTGCTTCGATCGTATGACTAATGTCGAGGTGTGTTATTGGATTAttgaaaatttacaataattatattaatttatatttattaattaaaatttattttattattattatgcagTTTAACTGGATAGTTTACAACAAAAAAGATGTTGATGTTAAAGCGATCATTAGTACATACGATAATAGAATCTGGCGATGTGTTTGTCCTCTGATTTGTTTTGATATTGTGGAGATGCATCATCCTGATCGGGTCTTGAGGCAGTTCAAAATGCGACAATCTATTCCTAGGCCTGCAGTTGACAACGATAACCTACACAATGTTAATAGAACAGGTCATCGCAACACAGATTGGATAGAGTATCATAAAGATGCAATTATTCTTTGGAATGGAAAATTGAGTAATGTTGCCCGAGTCGAACGCCACGGAAGATCTAGGCAAGTCGATGATGATTACTTTCCATGGTTTGATCGCATTACTGTACGGTTTATATCGCCTGCAGTAATTGGGCTTGGTTTTAGGCCATATCAGTCGAATTTAGATATTGGCGGACACAATAATATTCCACAAAATTTTAGTGTGCCATCCCCTGATTCGCATCAGTCATCATCGGGGTTTGTTCCTCCTCGGCCATCTAGTGAGTTCTACAACGCGGGTCCATCTGGTGGGTTCTACAACGTGGGTCCATCTGGTGGGTTCGACAATGCAGGGCCATCTAGTGGGTTGTATAATACCGGACCATTCGGTGGATTTTACAGTGCAGGACCATCTGGTTCATATGTTGATGACGGTTATCATACTCCATTTTGTGAAAATATCCAAAGTTTTACAGATCTTCTTAATACTGGTCAACGCAATACTCTGGCTCCTGAAAGAAACGTTCCGTCACCTGTAATATTCCCTAGTTATTCAGATGAGCAACAAGAGAGGACTGACGAAATTGTTGATGCTCCTGTTGTGCGTAGAGAACAACGTAGACGTAGACCACCTGCTTGTGGTACCGGTGGTCATTTGTATAACTGCAATTATCATGAACaatcatgatattttttttttgtgttatagTAATTGATAATTAgttatgcatgttatttttgttttttttttctttccatatgagtttttttttttaattacaccacaattattttaaatactttattaagttgattcaaacaaataTGAAGAAAAATGCTAGTAGTGTAATAGATCAATGCATTTAACCAATATCAAATACATATCTTATTCAAATGCATACATTATATGACAAAATTATAAAACACATATGCTACCTACAAACATTTATTTGTTATACATTTTTCGTCAAGCAATCTATTGTCCACGTTCATCTGATgctcctgaaatacaaaaaatagacatatacaaattaaaatatattacaaGACATATTTTTATCAACAAATTAGATTTCCAAAGTTTATACCTGTTAGTTCTTCGTTGTTGTCTCTCTCTCGCTACCGGTCTGTCCATCTCGTTTCTTAGTCGAGTCGTTGTATCCCTACCTGCTCTTCTTCTTTCACGTCTAACTGGGCTGTGTTGCAACTCAAAGGTAAGACGATCCCAATATCTTTCATCTACAAGAGGTTCAAATCTTCCTTCATACGTTGCGAGGTACTCCGATATATTGTACCATGGCTGCACAAGTGTCGTGGGATCTAACGAGTGCCATTTAGCGGTGCAAATAGCATGAGAACACGGGATGCCGAAAATTGTCCATTTACCACATGAACAATCTGTTGTTGATATTCTCACCACTTGCATGTGTTGTCCGCGACTTGGCCTTCCTCCGGTCGCAACCTGAGCAGTTTGTGATCGTACATCATATTTAACAACACGATGTTCA
It encodes:
- the LOC140889588 gene encoding uncharacterized protein translates to MEDGFEKLDEKEGDKMQVENEVENEPKKIVDDVIVDSIKMTSKDDGEASGRNIDDRVSKLLVDESDAASGFDPKKIVNIRKKVERASRSNKESWMNVPRRVSKRLREKSSSLVGSTTEDDYLVDLDRVVEQVTLDVGQVVEDPLQVYKGRTDFCGHDLVTDSERKAITSFLSREKLDCVVWNDSYLSVEGPQLCDLLFGNDVRGEIIECYLKILCRSNNHDLPIYTVQPWVQVEFLLGYLRLFKDLDLSNCTVGFPKCRVQGPNPDCGVFTCLWAKCYARDDPFTWNHQTDCKIDGIRAYVAAAILSDEYGLSKMS
- the LOC140889589 gene encoding protein MAINTENANCE OF MERISTEMS-like codes for the protein MGFYGVLLCGSRQYDNHLITALVERWRRETHTFHFRCGEATITLQDISIIWGLPIDGEPVIGIDVSHRVEEWQHICLNLLGFTPLTSHFKGGHLSMTALYEHCMAAHIDDNSPEIDVVKYTRCVALMIIGGIMVPDYQGGSVRLIFLQLLRDIERIRSYSWGSAVLAFLYRELCNATWIGKAIISGPLFILQIWAWSRITFVNPDMNGLSLIVRQNEFEENIPYAPYGAR